A region of Solanum dulcamara chromosome 7, daSolDulc1.2, whole genome shotgun sequence DNA encodes the following proteins:
- the LOC129896014 gene encoding probable fructokinase-7 → MADESTAYNMADESISGNLKDLSLNRNGAASKKSHLVVCFGEMLIDFIPTVAGVSLAEAPAFEKAPGGAPANVAVCISKLGGSSAFIGKVGEDEFGRMLADILKQNNVDNSGMRFDHDARTALAFVTLTAEGEREFVFFRNPSADMLLRESELDVALIKKATIFHYGSISLIDEPCRSTQLAAIDIAKRSGSILSYDPNLRLPLWPSEDAARSGIMSVWNLADIIKISEDEISFLTGTDDPNDDEVVLKRLFHPNLKLLLVTEGSAGCRYYTKEFKGRVNSIKVKAVDTTGAGDAFTGGVLKCLASDAGLYQDEKRLREAIFFANVCAALTVTGRGGIPSLPTQDAVQRTLTEVTA, encoded by the exons ATGGCTGACGAATCCACCGCTTACAATATGGCTGACGAATCCATTTCAG GCAATTTGAAAGACCTTTCTTTGAATAGAAATGGTGCGGCGTCAAAGAAGTCTCATTTAGTTGTTTGCTTTGGAGAGATGCTCATTGACTTCATCCCAACCGTTGCTGGAGTTTCACTTGCGGAAGCTCCTGCCTTCGAAAAAGCTCCGGGTGGTGCACCTGCTAATGTTGCTGTGTGCATCTCAAAGTTAGGTGGTTCATCTGCTTTTATTGGAAAG GTCGGTGAGGATGAGTTCGGCCGAATGTTGGCGGACATTTTGAAACAAAACAATGTTGACAATTCCGGCATGCGGTTCGACCATGATGCAAGGACTGCACTGGCGTTTGTTACACTCACAGCTGAAGGTGAGCGCGAATTCGTGTTCTTCCGCAATCCTAGTGCTGATATGCTTCTTCGGGAGTCTGAACTCGATGTAGCTCTTATTAAAAAG GCCACCATCTTTCATTATGGTTCGATTAGTTTGATCGACGAACCCTGTAGGTCAACACAACTTGCTGCAATAGACATTGCCAAAAGATCAGGTAGCATACTCTCATATGATCCGAACCTgagattgcctttatggccttcAGAAGATGCTGCTCGAAGTGGAATAATGAGTGTATGGAACCTAGCAGATATTATTAAG ATAAGTGAGGATGAGATTTCATTCTTGACTGGAACCGATGATCCAAATGATGATGAGGTGGTGTTGAAGAGGCTTTTCCATCCTAATCTGAAGCTTTTGCTTGTAACTGAAGGTTCAGCTGGTTGCAGATATTACACCAAG GAATTCAAGGGAAGAGTTAATTCGATTAAGGTAAAAGCTGTTGATACAACTGGTGCTGGTGATGCATTTACCGGTGGAGTTCTCAAGTGTCTAGCTTCTGATGCTGGTCTTTATCAG GATGAGAAGCGGTTAAGGGAGGCTATCTTTTTCGCTAATGTTTGTGCTGCCCTGACAGTGACAGGAAGAGGTGGAATCCCTTCCCTTCCTACACAAGATGCAGTTCAACGAACTCTCACCGAGGTCACTGCATGA
- the LOC129894598 gene encoding uncharacterized protein LOC129894598, which yields MVQQQNMWCEICGSSEHVAEYYRANPESVNFVGNAPRNGGNQNYRNTYNPNWRNHPNFSWGENQQNQQQGQTQYRPQRGGQQYNNHGQGYNPPSQSNQGPGKSGSMSVKDMLKQIMTDQAKLAANVRQNQLATQQLEKQLGQLASVQSSRQQGGLPGNTDPNPKQVYAISTRSSLPLTELASKAKSTEDIPKYAKFIKYTVANKSKLAEFAIVALTEECSSRILNKSKLPTKLKDPGTFMVQVTIGKYSNARGLYDLGVSINLMPRSTLKKLGLEELKATTILLQLVDHSVARPDGIIKDVLVQVGSLIFLVDFIVLDFEPNPDIPFILGRPFLAIVGALIDVAAGRLTMRAHDKVKVFDVYHALKLSAIYEELSVVTIIDEEVSVHCTIASDPLEKVVMGQDIEEDMEDKGLATVLDMQNISMWKKSVEPLNRELGPSRKTSLE from the exons ATGGTTCAGCAACAAAATATGTGGTGTGAGATATGTGGAAGTAGTGAACATGTGGCTGAATACTATAGAGCAAATCCAGAGTCGGTAAATTTTGTGGGTAATGCACCTAGAAATGGTGGAAACCAAAACTATAGAAACACATATaacccaaattggagaaaccatccTAACTTCTCATGGGGTGAAAATCAGCAAAATCAACAGCAAGGGCAGACTCAATACAGACCACAAAGAGGTGGACAACAATACAACAATCATGGTCAAGGATACAATCCTCCGAGTCAGAGTAATCAAGGACCAGGAAAATCAGGAAGCATGAGTGTAAAGGACATGTTGAAACAGATCATGACAGACCAAGCTAAGCTAGCTGCAAATGTTCGACAGAATCAGTTAGCTACCCAACAGTTAGAAAAACAGCTTGGGCAATTGGCAAGTGTACAAAGTTCTCGCCAACAAGGGGGTTTACCAGGTAACACTGATCCAAACCCCAAACAGGTATATGCTATAAGTACCCGCAGTAGTCTTCCACTCACTGAATTGGCTTCCAAAGCCAAATCAACAGAG GATATCCCAAAGTACGCTAAATTCATTAAGTATACTGTGGCCAATAAAAGCAAGTTAGCTGAATTTGCAATAGTGGCACTCactgaagagtgtagttcaagaatcttgaacaaaaGTAAGCTTCCAACTAAACTAAAAGATCCAGGTACTTTCATGGTACAAGTAACCATTGGTAAATATAGTAATGCTAGAGGTCTATATGATCTAGGTGTTAGTATTAACTTGATGCCTAGATCCACGCTTAAGAAATTGGGCCTGGAAGAACTTAAAGCAACCACTATCTTGCTACAGTTAGTTGATCATTCTGTAGCTAGACCTGACGGTAtcattaaagatgttttggtaCAAGTAGGATCCCTCATTTTCCTTGTTGACTTTATTGTTTTAGATTTTGAGCCTAACCCTGATATTCCTTTTATCTTGGGACGCCCGTTCTTGGCAATAGTTGGGGCACTTATTGATGTGGCTGCAGGTAGATTGACTATGAGAGCACACGATAAAGTAAAAGTGTTTGATGTATATCATGCACTGAAGTTATCTGCAATCTATGAAGAGTTGTCTGTTGTAACAATCATCGATGAGGAAGTCTCAGTTCATTGCACTATAGCAAGCGATCCATTGGAAAAAGTTGTGatgggtcaagatattgaagAGGACATGGAAGATAAAGGGTTAGCCACTGTGCTTGACATGCAAAATATCAGCATGTGGAAGAAAAGTGTAGAACCTTTGAACAGAGAATTAGGGCCTTCACGAAAGACTTCTCTAGAATAA